From Styela clava chromosome 6, kaStyClav1.hap1.2, whole genome shotgun sequence, one genomic window encodes:
- the LOC120331183 gene encoding kelch-like protein 36 — protein sequence MASKRKVDHAVKVLDSLQKLREEGFDCNFIIKVGSESFHVHRNILAACSDYFKAMFSHCTKELADGYVDMKKVDEEGVKQCVEFMYRGDANITLNNAQHVLHTAALMQLPLLTENCFEVLYKSLNEDNCFLIKRLALMYNSEHTKKIVDTFLLKNLEKLLGSEGFLQLEKSDLIDITKNQSEIDNEVRWKALSCWIKHEEDRKQYFFELVKMINFEKFVYSFLLSTVWIDPLVQESDDCKHLVVVYLFSNPNELQMYINAQNCFLLKEIATKFKIEDAKIMLIIDEFMLQNFEQIASEDKFESMGRDDVLHLFQVVRSSHWHQVHTDITKWRAAVKWVKQDPENKKNVFPELFKCINFEWFPLIYIKSNVRTEPLVQESHECKDILMDVLCEKVNKLTENNVFENSYGKTGKPKPKIESAELIVILDRRQRELQGFNIRDNEWHKLADVPQVTNNGFSFVVNVGDVIYVIHNKMLYQLQNDATWKRMADIDFKHDRSTKVIAFKNRIYVVSCATLADYDTLADEWTELVQPDNFRSGFCITATRDHIYAIGGFPYTNQMKRYTPENMSWMSCEQMRFARSNASAEFINPFIYVMGGRCEEMILSSCERYHIGLQQWTNIPVMKLQRSNFASCVLEGEIYAIGGHGTIEYYDTDESEWEVLSAIGTRPYGITACALSCWIVEHTVRPLGICRKKLILP from the coding sequence ATGGCGTCTAAACGGAAAGTAGACCACGCAGTTAAGGTCCTGGACTCGCTGCAGAAGCTACGAGAGGAAGGTTTTGATTGTAATTTTATCATCAAAGTTGGATCGGAGTCCTTTCATGTTCATCGCAACATCCTTGCTGCCTGCTCTGACTATTTTAAAGCGATGTTCTCTCACTGCACTAAAGAACTTGCAGATGGTTATGTTGATATGAAAAAGGTTGATGAAGAAGGAGTTAAGCAATGTGTAGAGTTCATGTATAGAGGTGACGCTAATATAACTCTTAATAATGCACAACATGTTTTACACACTGCTGCTTTGATGCAACTTCCTCTTTTAACTGAAAATTGCTTTGAAGTTTTATATAAAAGTTTAAATGAAGATAATTGTTTCCTCATTAAACGTCTCGCTCTCATGTACAACAGTGAACACaccaaaaaaattgttgatacatttttattgaagaaTTTAGAGAAACTTCTAGGTTCTGAGGGTTTTTTACAGCTTGAAAAATCAGATCTGATTGATATAACCAAAAACCAAAGTGAGATTGATAATGAAGTGCGATGGAAAGCTTTATCCTGCTGGATAAAGCATGAAGAGGatcgaaaacaatatttctTTGAACTTGTTAAGATGATAAACTTCGAAAAATTTGTGTATTCATTTTTGCTTTCAACTGTATGGATTGATCCCTTAGTACAAGAATCTGATGATTGCAAGCATCTTGTTGTTgtgtatttgttttcaaatccTAATGAGTTGCAAATGTATATCAATGCACAAAATTGTTTTCTGCTCAAAGAAATTGCAACAAAATTCAAGATTGAAGATGCTAAAATAATGCTGATCATCGATGAATTCATGCTACAAAATTTTGAGCAAATTGCAAGTGAAGACAAGTTTGAAAGTATGGGCAGGGATGATGTTCTGCATTTGTTCCAAGTTGTCAGATCTTCACATTGGCATCAAGTTCACACAGATATCACCAAGTGGCGGGCTGCTGTTAAGTGGGTTAAACAAGACccagaaaacaagaaaaatgtttttccGGAGTTGTTCAAATGCATTAATTTTGAATGGTTCcctttgatttatataaaaagcAATGTTCGCACTGAACCTTTAGTCCAAGAATCTCATGAATGCAAAGATATTTTAATGGATGTTTTATGTGAAAAGGTTAACAAGTTGACAGAAAATAACGTTTTTGAAAATTCCTATGGTAAAACTGGAAAACCTAAACCCAAGATAGAATCTGCTGAACTTATTGTCATTTTGGATCGAAGGCAGAGAGAGCTTCAAGGGTTCAACATCAGAGATAATGAGTGGCATAAGTTAGCAGATGTGCCCCAAGTGACTAACAATGGTTTTAGCTTTGTAGTCAATGTTGGGGATGTTATATATGTAATACACAATAAAATGTTGTATCAATTACAAAATGATGCCACTTGGAAAAGGATGGCAGATATTGACTTTAAACATGACAGAAGCACCAAAGTCATTGCTTTCAAAAATCGCATATATGTGGTTAGTTGTGCGACTCTTGCAGACTATGACACCTTGGCAGATGAATGGACAGAATTGGTTCAGCCAGACAACTTCCGATCTGGTTTCTGTATCACAGCAACTAGGGATCATATTTATGCCATTGGTGGCTTTCCATATACAAATCAAATGAAAAGATACACACCTGAAAATATGTCATGGATGTCATGTGAACAAATGCGCTTTGCAAGAAGTAATGCTTCGGCAGAATTTATAAATCCTTTCATATATGTGATGGGAGGTCGCTGTGAAGAAATGATACTGAGTTCGTGTGAGCGATATCACATCGGCCTTCAGCAGTGGACAAATATACCAGTAATGAAATTGCAACGAAGCAATTTTGCTTCTTGTGTTCTTGAAGGAGAAATTTATGCCATTGGTGGCCATGGTACTATAGAATATTATGACACTGATGAGAGTGAATGGGAGGTTTTATCTGCAATTGGTACAAGACCTTATGGAATTACTGCTTGCGCATTAAGTTGTTGGATAGTTGAACACACAGTTCGGCCCCTTGGAATTTGTCGAAAAAAGTTGATTTTGCCATGA
- the LOC120331175 gene encoding signal transducer and activator of transcription 5A-like, with product MNNNLSLKTQLYSPTGMNGFGNDPPIFPQESPSSVLADVNQQLNSMENNMVPNSSGLGVDDLPDFLDEIDLKEINDLIYSHTPNALMDNYTVTSPLSANQIRNDSGPFRGQYRKIEELLINGSEIDKSAIDRMWLQWNDPLFDITSRKTFAGVIEQIRWDQLDPTNEMSRLNWNLTTAMIGELKSEVDNFVTQYNGPYERLYPLKRWQEKLGDPSCYSTLVGLILRILNEERRIIECAQDPRYQSQNNMLDVKKQEANNYLERIQFLSENLTKDERISQNVAMEIENLNSCVQELQVLVQGRLRYLDQYNLRGATPAELKTFEGIKQKRNMAWQNEKRILANTHWELSNDIQRLITQVLDEEVREWQRNQACMNNGMSLTHYCTLPMLQDWCKRLARLVSGNIQQITKLQFIEEQIGPDNRASNNSSEASSLQYINELINRYSMMLHQLVEKGLVVETQPPQVLMKDKRFQSKLRHLVCDGLDIHQVPFDVEVWLISEEQANHVLKEGTHSKFKEGGTIVNNKSRSEYLPNSGIVSVSMRNMCLKMGQRGPQQQAGMVAEVKVAMIFRANITVRCSPTQTITVKAQTISLPIVVISHGKQEADAQATIFWDNAFASDTRNLFEVEKSVSWQRMLDALDCRWKKECRDSNGAVGLTDTSREYLTMKLFKQRCITPAMQILWDKFNHDKMVMGGGAEPKKELFTFWSWFFKAMELCSSSYVRKYWNLGLIHGFLSKQACNKMLLESKQPGVFLFRFSETKFGALSISCTRIINGQLQVCHLQPDIAKDFKVRSLPDMLCDLDDLHTLYPDKLKDEVFGPYYSNAVPPPTFSEDGYIPKEFVVVVKNPRTGHGSRSFDHSSSIASPDVSSCLTDKDEGMEDDSS from the exons ATGAATAACAATCTGTCTTTGAAAACACAATTGTATTCACCTACTGGAATGAACGGCTTTGGAAATGATCCACCAATTTTTCCGCAAGAATCGCCCTCATCTGTTCTG GCTGATGTGAATCAACAGTTAAACAGTATGGAAAATAACATGGTTCCTAATTCCAGTGGACTGGGTGTAGATGATTTACCAGATTTCTTGGATGAAATCGACTTAAAGGAAATAAATGACTTAATTTATTCACATACTCCAAATGCACTTATGGATAATTATACAGTCACATCACCATTATCAGCAAATCAAATTAGAAATG ACTCTGGACCATTCAGGGGTCAATACAGAAAAATAGAAGAACTTCTCATTAACGGAAGTGAAATTGATAAGAGTGCTATCGACAGAATGTGGTTACAATGGAATGACCCATTGTTCGATATTACCTCAAGGAAAACGTTTGCTGGAGTTATTGAACAGATTAGATG GGACCAGCTAGATCCAACAAATGAAATGTCAAGGCTCAATTGGAATCTTACTACAGCAATGATCGGAGAGTTGAAAAGTGAAGTTGATAACTTTGTGACTCAGTATAATGGACCTTATGAACGCCTATATCCACTGAAACGATGGCAGGAAAAACTTGGG GATCCAAGTTGTTATAGTACATTGGTTGGCCTTATCTTGAGGATTTTGAATGAAGAGAGAAGAATAATCGAGTGTGCACAG GATCCGCGATATCAAAGTCAGAACAACATGTTGGACGTAAAGAAGCAAGAGGCTAATAATTACTTGGAACGAATTCAATTTCTTTCAgag AATCTGACGAAAGATGAACGTATAAGTCAAAATGTCGCAATGGAAATCGAAAATTTGAACTCATGTGTTCAGGAACTTCAAGTTCTGGTTCAAGGACGAT TGCGTTATCTTGACCAGTATAATCTTCGGGGAGCAACACCTGCTGAATTAAAAACTTTCGAAGGCATAAAACAAAAGCGTAACATGGCTTGGCAGAATGAAAAG AGAATTCTTGCAAATACTCATTGGGAACTTTCAAATGATATCCAGCGCCTCATCACTCAGGTCTTGGATGAAGAAGTTCGAGAATGGCAACGAAACCAAGCTTGTATGAACAACGGGATGTCTCTAACACATTATTGTACTCTTCCCATGTTGCAGGATTG GTGCAAACGTCTGGCAAGGTTGGTCAGTGGCAACATCCAACAAATTACGAAGCTCCAATTTATTGAGGAACAAATTGGACCTGATAACAGAGCAAGTAATAATTCATCTGAAGCCTCCAGTCTACAATACATCAACGAACTTATAAATAGATATTCAATGATGTTGCATCAGCTTGTGGAAAA AGGTCTTGTTGTAGAAACACAGCCTCCTCAAGTTCTTATGAAAGATAAAAGATTTCAGAGCAAATTACGTCATCTGGTTTGTGATGGTCTGGATATTCATCAG gTACCTTTTGACGTTGAGGTGTGGTTGATCAGTGAAGAGCAAGCCAATCATGTCTTAAAAGAAGGAACACATTCTAAATT CAAAGAGGGTGGAACTATTGTCAACAATAAATCAAGATCTGAATACTTACCAAACTCTGGAATAGTATCAGTCAGCATGAGAAACATG TGTTTGAAAATGGGTCAGCGTGGTCCTCAACAGCAAGCTGGAATGGTTGCAGAAGTCAAAGTAGCCATGATATTCCGTGCTAACATAACTGTCAGGTGTTCACCTACACAAACCATAACTGTAAAAGCCCAG ACAATTTCTCTGCCTATTGTTGTGATATCACATGGAAAACAAGAAGCTGATGCCCAAGCTACTATTTTCTGGGATAATGCATTTGCAAGTGAT ACCAGAAACTTGTTTGAAGTTGAAAAATCGGTGAGTTGGCAAAGAATGCTTGATGCACTGGATTGTAGATGGAAGAAAGAATGTAGAGATAGTAATGGAGCTGTTGGACTCACTGATACATCAAGGGAATATTTGACTATGAAACTATTCA AGCAAAGGTGCATCACACCAGCAATGCAAATCCTCTGGGATAAATTTAATCATGATAAAATGGTGATGGGAGGTGGAGCAGAACCAAAAAAAGAATTATTCACTTTCTGGAGTTGGTTTTTCAAGGCAATGGAGTTGTGCAGTTCTTCTTATGTGAGAAAATATTGGAACTTGGG tcTTATTCACGGCTTCTTGAGCAAACAAGCTTGCAACAAAATGCTTCTCGAATCTAAACAACCTGGAGTATTTCTCTTTAGATTCAGTGAAACTAAATTTGGAGCTTTATCCATTTCATGTACCAGAATTATCAATG gTCAACTCCAGGTATGCCATTTACAACCAGATATAGCAAAAGACTTTAAAGTGCGAAGCTTGCCAGACATGCTTTGTGATTTGGATGACTTGCACACTTTATATCCTGACAAATTGAAGGATGAAGTTTTTGGTCCATATTACTCAAATGCAG TGCCGCCTCCCACTTTTAGTGAAGATGGATATATCCCTAAAgaatttgttgttgttgttaaaaatCCGCGAACTGGTCATGGCAGTCGATCTTTTGATCATTCATCTTCTATAGCTTCTCCTGATGTGTCTTCTTGCCTGACAG acAAAGATGAAGGAATGGAGGATGACAGCAGTTAA